In Rutidosis leptorrhynchoides isolate AG116_Rl617_1_P2 chromosome 2, CSIRO_AGI_Rlap_v1, whole genome shotgun sequence, one genomic interval encodes:
- the LOC139891795 gene encoding pentatricopeptide repeat-containing protein At5g59600-like: MKYPFISNNAPFSSQYVATVLQKCLKSKSLTPCKQIHALILTSGIDMNSFSLHSKLVGVYASCGCFTSANSMFQITPNLNVFAYNWMISALTFNGYFKEAIKFFTLLQKSRVCVPNTFTFLFLLKCCVGLRDINKGKSVHCVIYKLGLQFDPQFVNGLIDMYCKCGYVFYARKLFDKMPEPDVVSCTNMISAYSNAGWVQESLVLFQRMKLKGLEPNEFTWNALITGFAKIGDCDGALTLFTEMRHAGLVPDVVTWNAIVSGFVQSQQTIKAVEIFRDMLVAGVNPNPVTITGLLPAIGSIGSVNSGREIHGLICRTDMYDNVFVASALIDMYSKCGCVNHARNVFDTIPSKNIASWNSMIGCYGKHGMADSAIDLLDKMEEEKIKPNQVTLTCVLASCSHSGLVNKGLTIFKSMRESQRVEIRVEHYACVIDILCRSGKIEEAYDLLQELNTKVTDSMLGAFLNGCVVYNRSDLAKKMANVIKMEFKRPGGFVTLSNIYAGEGEWAKVERLRNIMKLQSIHKQFGFSSVVKNV, encoded by the coding sequence ATGAAATACCCGTTTATCTCAAATAATGCCCCATTTTCTTCACAGTATGTTGCCACTGTACTTCAAAAATGTTTGAAATCAAAATCCTTAACACCATGCAAACAAATTCATGCGTTAATTCTAACGTCAGGCATTGACATGAACTCATTCTCCCTACATTCAAAATTAGTGGGTGTCTACGCAAGCTGTGGCTGTTTCACTTCTGCTAATTCAATGTTCCAAATCACTCCTAATTTAAATGTTTTTGCATACAATTGGATGATTTCAGCTTTAACATTTAATGGGTATTTCAAAGAAGCTATAAAGTTCTTTACTTTACTTCAGAAATCAAGAGTTTGTGTTCCTAATACTTTTActtttttgtttttattaaaatgttGTGTTGGTTTAAGGGATATAAACAAAGGTAAATCGGTTCACTGTGTGATTTATAAATTGGGGCTGCAATTTGATCCACAATTTGTAAATGGTTTGATTGATATGTATTGTAAATGTGGGTATGTATTTTACGCACGTAAACTGTTCGATAAAATGCCTGAACCAGATGTCGTGTCTTGTACGAATATGATTTCTGCATATTCTAACGCTGGATGGGTCCAGGAATCATTAGTGTTGTTTCAAAGGATGAAATTAAAAGGATTGGAACCTAATGAGTTCACTTGGAATGCATTGATTACGGGGTTTGCTAAAATTGGTGATTGTGATGGAGCGTTAACTTTGTTTACTGAAATGAGGCACGCTGGTTTAGTTCCTGATGTAGTTACTTGGAATGCTATTGTTTCTGGTTTTGTACAAAGTCAACAAACTATTAAAGCAGTAGAAATATTTAGAGACATGTTGGTAGCTGGGGTTAATCCCAACCCGGTGACCATCACTGGTTTACTCCCTGCAATTGGATCCATTGGATCGGTTAATAGCGGGAGAGAAATTCACGGATTAATCTGTAGAACAGATATGTATGACAATGTATTTGTTGCTAGTGCACTTATCGATATGTACTCAAAATGTGGATGTGTGAATCATGCAAGAAACGTGTTTGACACCATACCGTCCAAAAACATAgcttcatggaattcaatgatcggATGTTATGGAAAACACGGGATGGCTGATTCCGCCATTGATTTGTTAGACAAAATGGAAGAAGAAAAAATAAAGCCAAATCAAGTGACATTGACATGTGTTCTTGCTTCTTGTAGTCATAGTGGGTTGGTAAACAAAGGTTTGACTATATTTAAGTCAATGAGAGAAAGTCAACGGGTTGAGATAAGAGTAGAGCATTATGCTTGTGTTATTGATATTCTTTGTCGTTCTGGGAAGATTGAAGAAGCGTACGATTTGTTGCAAGAGTTGAATACAAAAGTGACTGATTCAATGCTTGGTGCGTTCTTAAACGGGTGTGTGGTTTATAATAGGTCAGATTTGGCTAAAAAAATGGCTAATGTGATAAAGATGGAGTTTAAGAGACCTGGAGGGTTcgttactctgtctaatatttatGCTGGTGAAGGAGAGTGGGCAAAAGTTGAGAGGTTGAGAAATATAATGAAGTTACAAAGTATTCATAAGCAATTTGGATTCAGTTCTGTTGTTAAAAATGTATAA